Proteins from one Burkholderia oklahomensis C6786 genomic window:
- a CDS encoding tetratricopeptide repeat protein: MKDRLFAKLSGVVLACGIIAGCASQPTPPTPEAFNKSLADADAVAKAGDQDRAIGLYQQLAKSDPTREEPWSRIAQIQFQQGHYGQAIVAAQEALQRDKTDRQAKSVLAVAGLRIATESLGELRQDSSLAGDAKSDAQALAKQLRDTLGEAALFPPEQQTKPVVKKRRIVRRAKPPVHEAAPAENSTAAAPATPAAPATPAPAKAATTSAPAKAAGGDPFSALR, encoded by the coding sequence ATGAAAGACCGTCTCTTCGCAAAACTTTCTGGGGTAGTGTTGGCCTGCGGCATCATCGCCGGTTGCGCGTCGCAGCCGACTCCGCCGACGCCCGAAGCATTCAACAAGTCGTTGGCCGACGCCGACGCTGTGGCGAAGGCAGGCGATCAGGACCGCGCGATCGGCCTTTATCAGCAACTTGCGAAATCCGATCCGACGCGCGAAGAGCCGTGGTCGCGAATCGCGCAGATCCAGTTCCAGCAGGGCCACTACGGCCAGGCGATCGTCGCCGCTCAGGAGGCGCTGCAGCGCGACAAGACCGACCGTCAGGCGAAGAGCGTGCTTGCCGTCGCGGGCCTGCGCATCGCGACCGAATCGCTCGGCGAGCTGCGCCAGGATTCGTCGCTCGCGGGCGACGCGAAGTCGGACGCGCAGGCGCTCGCGAAGCAGCTGCGCGACACGCTCGGCGAAGCCGCGCTGTTCCCGCCCGAGCAGCAGACGAAGCCCGTCGTGAAGAAGCGCCGCATCGTGCGCCGCGCGAAGCCGCCCGTGCACGAGGCCGCGCCCGCCGAAAACAGCACGGCGGCCGCACCCGCGACGCCGGCTGCCCCCGCGACGCCGGCGCCCGCGAAGGCGGCAACCACGTCGGCGCCCGCGAAGGCGGCTGGCGGCGATCCGTTCAGCGCACTGCGTTAA
- the tssB gene encoding type VI secretion system contractile sheath small subunit encodes MAKKESIQKRLQKVRPPRVQLTYEVERGDAIEIKELPFVVGVVGDLAGQSEVEQPKLRDRKFVNIDRDNFDDVMKAIEPRAAFQVENRLSEAGGKFAVDLKFRSINDFNPDEVVEQVEPLRRLLEARSKLADLRNKLAGNDKLEDLLSEVLSNTQQLEALKKSADGGDKQGE; translated from the coding sequence ATGGCGAAGAAAGAGAGCATTCAAAAGCGCTTGCAGAAAGTGCGGCCGCCCCGCGTCCAACTGACGTACGAGGTCGAACGGGGCGACGCGATCGAGATCAAGGAGCTGCCGTTCGTCGTCGGGGTCGTCGGCGATCTGGCCGGGCAGTCGGAAGTCGAGCAGCCGAAGCTGCGCGACCGTAAGTTCGTGAACATCGATCGCGACAACTTCGACGACGTGATGAAGGCGATCGAGCCGCGCGCCGCGTTCCAGGTGGAGAACCGCCTGAGCGAAGCGGGCGGCAAGTTCGCGGTCGATCTGAAGTTCCGTTCGATCAACGATTTCAATCCGGACGAAGTCGTCGAGCAGGTCGAACCGTTGAGGCGTCTGCTCGAGGCGCGCTCGAAGCTCGCCGATCTGCGCAACAAACTGGCCGGCAACGACAAGCTCGAAGACCTGCTGAGCGAAGTGCTGTCGAACACGCAGCAGCTGGAAGCGCTGAAGAAGAGCGCCGACGGCGGCGACAAGCAGGGCGAATGA
- the tssC gene encoding type VI secretion system contractile sheath large subunit: MNQQTAAAQSTGAQAGTESSLLDDIVEKSKVAKSESEHARAKDLIGELVNQVLDGTVVVSDNLSATIDARVAELDRLISSQLSAVMHAAEFQRLESTWRGLDYLVKESNTGSTIKIKALHAPKRDLVRDFKNASEFDQSALFKKVYEEEFGTFGGSPFGVLVGDYEISRQPEDLYFIEQMSHVAAAAHAPFVASAAPELLGLESFADLGKPRDLGKVFDTVEYAKWKSFRDSEDSRYVGLTLPRFLGRLPFNPKDGAIAESFNFVEDVDGTDHNKYLWCNASWAFAARLTAAFDDFGWCAAIRGVEGGGLVEDLPTHTFKTDDGEIALKCPTEIAITDRREKELSDLGFIPLVHCKNSDYAAFFAAQSVQKPKKYSTDSANANAVLSAQLQYIFSVSRIAHYLKAMMRDKIGSFASAQNVETFLNRWISQYVLLDDNATQEQKAQFPLREASVQVSEIPGKPGAYRSVAFLRPHFQLDELSISLRLVADLPKPANS; the protein is encoded by the coding sequence ATGAACCAGCAAACGGCTGCGGCCCAATCGACCGGCGCTCAGGCCGGCACGGAATCCTCGCTGCTCGACGACATCGTCGAGAAGAGCAAGGTCGCGAAATCCGAATCCGAGCATGCGCGCGCGAAGGACCTGATCGGCGAACTCGTCAATCAGGTGCTCGACGGCACGGTGGTCGTGTCGGACAACCTGTCGGCGACGATCGACGCGCGCGTCGCGGAGCTCGATCGCCTGATCTCGTCGCAGCTCTCGGCCGTGATGCACGCGGCCGAGTTCCAGCGTCTCGAGAGCACGTGGCGCGGGCTCGACTACCTGGTGAAGGAAAGCAACACCGGTTCGACGATCAAGATCAAGGCGCTGCACGCGCCGAAGCGCGATCTCGTGCGCGATTTCAAGAACGCGTCCGAGTTCGACCAGAGCGCGCTCTTCAAGAAGGTGTACGAAGAAGAATTCGGCACGTTCGGCGGCTCGCCGTTCGGCGTGCTGGTCGGCGACTACGAGATCTCGCGCCAGCCGGAAGACCTGTACTTCATCGAGCAGATGTCGCACGTCGCGGCGGCCGCGCACGCGCCGTTCGTCGCGTCGGCCGCGCCCGAGCTGCTCGGCCTCGAGTCGTTCGCCGATCTCGGCAAGCCGCGCGACCTCGGCAAGGTGTTCGACACCGTCGAATATGCGAAGTGGAAGTCGTTCCGCGATTCCGAGGATTCGCGCTACGTCGGCCTCACGCTGCCGCGCTTCCTCGGCCGCCTGCCGTTCAATCCGAAGGACGGCGCGATCGCGGAGAGCTTCAACTTCGTCGAGGACGTCGACGGCACCGATCACAACAAGTACCTGTGGTGCAACGCCTCGTGGGCGTTTGCCGCGCGTCTGACGGCCGCGTTCGACGACTTCGGCTGGTGCGCGGCGATTCGCGGCGTCGAAGGCGGCGGCCTCGTCGAGGATCTGCCGACCCACACGTTCAAGACCGACGACGGCGAAATCGCGCTCAAGTGCCCGACCGAGATCGCGATCACCGACCGCCGCGAGAAGGAGTTGAGCGACCTCGGCTTCATCCCGCTCGTGCATTGCAAGAATTCCGACTACGCCGCGTTCTTTGCTGCGCAATCGGTGCAAAAACCGAAGAAATACAGCACCGACAGCGCCAATGCGAATGCCGTCCTGTCCGCCCAGCTGCAGTACATCTTCTCGGTATCGCGCATCGCGCATTACCTGAAGGCGATGATGCGCGACAAGATCGGCAGCTTCGCGTCCGCGCAGAACGTCGAAACGTTCCTCAATCGCTGGATCTCGCAGTACGTGTTGCTGGACGACAACGCGACTCAGGAACAGAAAGCGCAGTTCCCGCTGCGCGAAGCCTCCGTACAAGTGTCAGAGATTCCCGGCAAGCCGGGTGCGTATCGTTCGGTCGCGTTCCTGCGCCCGCACTTCCAGCTCGACGAGCTGTCGATTTCTCTGCGCCTTGTCGCTGATCTGCCCAAACCGGCAAATTCATAA
- a CDS encoding Hcp family type VI secretion system effector, which produces MLDMYLKFGNPAIKGESADKDHAGWIELKSWDHSIVQPRSATASTSGGHTSERCEHGDMVFTKEIDMASPLLYQHASGGTTFDEVTIDFMRSDGEGERVKYLEIKLKYVIVASVTPSVQKEGLPLEQFALKYAAVQWKQTQQKIGGNQGGNTQGAWSLTKNDKTYAV; this is translated from the coding sequence ATGTTAGACATGTACTTGAAGTTCGGCAATCCTGCCATCAAGGGCGAGTCCGCGGACAAGGACCATGCCGGTTGGATCGAGCTGAAATCCTGGGACCATTCGATCGTCCAGCCGCGTTCGGCGACCGCGTCGACTTCGGGCGGCCACACGTCGGAGCGTTGCGAGCACGGCGACATGGTGTTCACGAAAGAAATCGATATGGCGAGCCCGCTGCTGTATCAGCACGCGTCGGGCGGCACGACGTTCGACGAAGTGACGATCGATTTCATGCGTTCGGACGGCGAAGGCGAGCGCGTCAAGTATCTCGAGATCAAGCTGAAGTACGTGATCGTCGCGAGCGTGACGCCGAGCGTGCAGAAGGAAGGCCTGCCCCTCGAGCAATTCGCGCTGAAGTACGCCGCGGTCCAGTGGAAGCAGACGCAGCAGAAGATCGGCGGCAACCAGGGCGGCAACACGCAGGGCGCCTGGAGCCTCACGAAGAACGACAAGACCTACGCGGTCTAA
- the tssE gene encoding type VI secretion system baseplate subunit TssE encodes MKRFEPSFLDKLFDDEPHVPAPAAMRQLSLEELKNTVARDVEAILNTRIALTDEDLAALPECQRSVLTYGLNDFAGLSLASHYDRTFICKSIQQAIARHEPRLQQVLVTFELNEQSTNALYFAIQALLVVHPAEEPVTFDAMLQPSTLQYSVTRSRATKV; translated from the coding sequence ATGAAACGCTTCGAACCGAGCTTCCTCGACAAGCTGTTCGACGACGAACCGCATGTGCCGGCGCCCGCTGCAATGCGGCAATTGTCGCTGGAAGAACTGAAGAACACGGTCGCGCGCGACGTCGAGGCGATCCTGAACACGCGCATCGCGCTGACCGACGAAGATCTTGCCGCGCTGCCGGAGTGCCAGCGCTCGGTGTTGACCTACGGGCTGAACGACTTCGCCGGCCTGAGCCTCGCGAGCCACTACGACCGCACGTTCATCTGCAAGTCGATTCAGCAGGCGATCGCGCGGCACGAGCCGCGGCTGCAGCAGGTGTTGGTGACGTTCGAGCTGAACGAGCAGTCGACGAACGCGCTCTACTTCGCGATCCAGGCGCTGCTCGTCGTGCATCCGGCCGAGGAGCCGGTGACCTTCGATGCGATGCTGCAGCCGTCGACGTTGCAATATTCGGTGACGCGCTCGCGCGCCACCAAGGTTTGA
- the tssF gene encoding type VI secretion system baseplate subunit TssF, whose product MEELLPYYERELSFLRRYSLEFANRYPKIAARLSQTGEHCEDPHVERMIESFALLGARINKKLDDEYPEFTEALVEVLYPHYLRPFPSCSIAQFGAPESFARLTEPQVVERGTELKSRAIRGVQCRFRTAYDVTLAPVRLADARYGSIAAAPSSAALPGNATGVISIAFESTSPQLDLAELKLGKLRAHLHGEQSFVAALADCLFAHALAFYVEPERGGRWIALGKAPFEHAGFDEADALIDYPARSHPAYRLLTEYFAFPDKFNFVDFDLAALARRAGHCRQLTLHVVLRDVRSDSHVARLLDLLAASHFRLFCTPVVNLFRQHGEPIRVSHQAVSYPVIADARRAFAYEVYSIDSVHLVRQRANREAVIEFRPFYSLHHGEEGQVGHYWFARRDDNVARKSPGYETEISVVDIDFEPGAPQTDTLSLDLTCTNRDLPAALATGLDGGDLFIDGDAQPGPIALLRRPTPSARFERGRAAHWRLVSHLALNHVSLAEEGLAALKEVLVLYDLRRSAVSTRHIDGIVGIEQKGAVQWLPGKPFATFVRGVEIRLTIDDEHFVGSSLATFVRMIDAFFGLYVHLNSFVQLIVVSKRTGEEIMRCKPRSGESILA is encoded by the coding sequence ATGGAAGAGTTGCTGCCGTATTACGAACGCGAGCTGTCGTTTCTGCGGCGCTATTCGCTCGAATTCGCGAACCGGTACCCGAAGATCGCCGCGCGTCTGTCGCAGACGGGCGAGCATTGCGAGGATCCGCACGTCGAGCGGATGATCGAATCGTTCGCGCTCCTCGGCGCGCGGATCAACAAAAAGCTCGACGACGAGTATCCCGAATTCACCGAAGCGCTCGTCGAAGTTCTCTATCCGCATTATCTGCGACCGTTTCCGTCGTGCTCGATCGCGCAATTCGGCGCGCCCGAATCGTTCGCTCGACTGACCGAGCCGCAGGTCGTCGAGCGCGGCACCGAGCTGAAGAGCCGCGCGATCCGCGGCGTGCAGTGCCGCTTCCGCACCGCGTACGACGTGACGCTCGCGCCGGTCCGGCTCGCCGATGCGCGCTACGGATCGATCGCCGCGGCGCCGAGCTCGGCCGCGCTGCCCGGCAACGCGACGGGTGTGATCTCGATCGCGTTCGAATCGACGTCGCCGCAGCTCGATCTCGCCGAGCTGAAGCTCGGCAAGCTGCGCGCGCATCTGCACGGCGAGCAGTCGTTCGTCGCCGCGCTGGCCGATTGCCTGTTCGCGCATGCGCTCGCGTTCTACGTCGAGCCCGAGCGCGGCGGCCGCTGGATCGCGCTCGGCAAGGCGCCGTTCGAGCACGCGGGCTTCGACGAAGCCGATGCGCTGATCGACTATCCGGCCCGTTCGCACCCGGCGTACCGGCTGCTGACCGAATATTTCGCATTCCCGGACAAATTCAACTTCGTCGACTTCGATCTGGCCGCGCTGGCGCGCCGCGCGGGCCATTGCCGGCAGTTGACGCTGCACGTGGTCCTGCGCGACGTGCGCAGCGATTCGCACGTCGCGCGGCTGCTCGATCTGCTGGCCGCGAGTCACTTTCGCCTGTTCTGCACGCCGGTCGTCAACCTGTTCCGGCAGCACGGCGAGCCGATCCGGGTCAGCCATCAGGCGGTGTCGTATCCGGTCATCGCCGACGCGCGCCGCGCGTTCGCGTACGAGGTGTATTCGATCGATTCCGTGCATCTCGTGCGGCAGCGCGCCAATCGGGAAGCGGTCATCGAATTCCGGCCGTTCTATTCGCTGCATCACGGCGAGGAAGGGCAGGTGGGGCACTATTGGTTCGCGCGCCGCGACGACAACGTCGCGCGCAAGAGCCCCGGCTACGAGACCGAGATTTCGGTCGTCGACATCGACTTCGAGCCGGGCGCGCCGCAGACCGACACGCTGAGCCTCGATCTCACCTGCACGAACCGCGACCTGCCGGCCGCGCTCGCGACGGGGCTCGACGGCGGCGATCTCTTCATCGACGGCGACGCGCAGCCCGGCCCGATCGCGCTGCTGCGCCGGCCGACGCCGAGCGCGCGCTTCGAGCGCGGCCGCGCCGCGCACTGGCGGCTCGTGTCGCACCTCGCGCTCAATCACGTGTCGCTCGCCGAGGAAGGGCTCGCCGCGCTGAAGGAAGTGCTCGTGCTGTACGATCTGAGACGGTCTGCGGTGTCGACGCGTCACATCGACGGGATCGTCGGCATCGAGCAGAAGGGCGCGGTGCAGTGGCTGCCCGGCAAGCCGTTCGCGACGTTCGTGCGCGGCGTCGAGATCCGGCTCACGATCGACGACGAGCATTTCGTCGGATCGAGCCTCGCGACGTTCGTGCGGATGATCGACGCGTTCTTCGGGCTTTACGTGCACCTCAACAGCTTTGTTCAACTGATCGTCGTGTCGAAGCGCACCGGCGAGGAGATCATGCGATGCAAACCGCGCAGCGGCGAATCGATCCTGGCGTAG
- the tssG gene encoding type VI secretion system baseplate subunit TssG, translating to MQTAQRRIDPGVVERLLDEPHRFEFFQAVRLLETWFAKRHPQRYAASRPGEIVARRIGFRNTLSLGFPPSELERAQSYDEAGDALKDEPQRNAAVEAGALSRVELTPAFFGLLGGQGALPLHYTEQIIAREQLKRDHAARAFFDVFSNRATALFYAAWKKYRLPLHYELDRDERYLPLLLALAGVANDDARSTVQEGRGALLDEAIAGYALAARHRPVSAAYLQRTLSEYFRVPIRIEQFVGKWYDVPPDQLSVLGDVNVTLGATALVGERVWQRDMRARLVVGPLSKRDYEAFLPGEERAVALERMLTLLAGVTLEYEVSLVLRRTEVGASILGNGARLGWDAFLCTREAERDRADARYELHVIH from the coding sequence ATGCAAACCGCGCAGCGGCGAATCGATCCTGGCGTAGTCGAGCGGCTGCTCGACGAGCCGCATCGCTTCGAGTTCTTTCAGGCGGTGCGGCTGCTCGAGACCTGGTTCGCGAAGCGTCATCCGCAACGCTACGCGGCGAGCCGGCCGGGCGAGATCGTCGCGCGGCGGATCGGCTTCAGAAACACGTTGTCGCTCGGTTTTCCGCCGAGCGAGCTCGAGCGCGCGCAGTCGTACGACGAAGCGGGCGACGCGCTGAAGGACGAGCCGCAGCGCAACGCGGCGGTCGAAGCGGGCGCGCTGTCGCGCGTCGAGCTCACGCCGGCTTTCTTCGGCCTGCTGGGCGGCCAGGGCGCGTTGCCGCTCCATTACACCGAGCAGATCATCGCGCGCGAGCAGCTGAAGCGCGATCACGCGGCGCGCGCGTTTTTCGACGTGTTCTCGAATCGCGCGACCGCGTTGTTCTACGCGGCGTGGAAGAAGTACCGGCTGCCGCTGCATTACGAGCTCGACCGCGACGAGCGCTATCTGCCGCTGTTGCTCGCGCTCGCGGGCGTCGCGAACGACGATGCGCGCTCGACCGTGCAGGAAGGCCGCGGCGCGCTGCTCGACGAAGCGATCGCGGGCTATGCGCTCGCCGCGCGGCACCGGCCGGTGTCGGCCGCCTATCTGCAGCGCACGCTGTCCGAGTACTTCCGCGTGCCGATCCGCATCGAGCAGTTCGTCGGCAAGTGGTACGACGTGCCGCCCGATCAACTGAGCGTGCTCGGCGACGTGAACGTGACGCTCGGCGCGACGGCGCTCGTCGGCGAACGCGTGTGGCAGCGCGACATGCGCGCGCGGCTCGTCGTCGGGCCGCTGTCGAAGCGCGACTACGAGGCGTTCTTGCCAGGCGAGGAGCGCGCGGTCGCGCTCGAGCGGATGTTGACGCTGCTCGCCGGCGTCACGCTCGAATATGAAGTATCGCTCGTGCTGCGCCGTACCGAGGTCGGCGCGAGCATCCTCGGCAATGGCGCGCGACTCGGCTGGGACGCGTTCCTCTGCACGCGCGAAGCCGAGCGCGACCGCGCGGACGCGCGCTACGAACTGCATGTCATTCATTGA
- the tssH gene encoding type VI secretion system ATPase TssH — protein MSTPLKTLIAKLNPVCRKAAERAASHCFARGHYEVDLEHLFLALLDESTGDVPLVLRASGVDPHALRADLERELEGLKTGNTRTPVFSVHLTELFEQAWLIASLDSQIGRIRSGHLLLALLTGPDLAQFAQRMSSQFTRVRVDDLKHKFDEITAGSVEAEPRQAESDAAVPDGAAAAGGAPRGPSKTPALDTYTTNLTQRAREGKIDPVIGRDAEIRQAIDILMRRRQNNPIMTGEAGVGKTAVVEGLALRIAADDVPPPLRGVALHVLDMGLLQAGASVKGEFENRLKSVIDEVKKSAHPIILFIDEAHTIIGAGGQAGQNDAANLLKPALARGELRTIAATTWSEYKKYFEKDAALARRFQVVKIEEPSEPLAAAMLRGMAGLMEKHFNVRILDDAITEAVRLSHRYISGRQLPDKAISVLDTACAKVALAHSATPAAIDDTKKRIERIDAEIAALEREVAGGAAHDERLAELRDERDADLKALAEDEARYEQERALVTEIGALRADLDAAREPSVDGKPVDVDATRATLAERVDALRALQGNQPMVPLQVDGHVVAEIVASWTGIPLGRMVKDEIETVLNLRDLIGARVIGQDHALDAIAQRVRTATANLEDPNKPRGVFMFVGPSGVGKTETALALADVLYGGERKMITINMSEYQEAHSVSGLKGSPPGYVGYGEGGVLTEAVRRNPYSVVLLDEVEKAHPDVLEMFFQVFDKGAMDDAEGREIDFRNTLIILTSNVGSSAVMQACLNKAPEELPDAEALAETLRPQLYKAFKPAFLGRMKVIPYYPISDDVLADIIELKLERIRRRIESNHKAAFEWDESLVDAVLARCTEVDSGARNVDHILNGTLLPEIAGHVLSRIADGEAIARIAARAAETGEFEYTVE, from the coding sequence ATGAGCACGCCCCTGAAGACCCTGATCGCGAAACTGAATCCGGTGTGCCGGAAGGCCGCCGAGCGCGCCGCCAGCCACTGTTTCGCGCGCGGCCACTATGAAGTGGATCTCGAGCACCTGTTCCTCGCGCTGCTCGACGAGTCGACCGGCGACGTGCCGCTCGTGCTGCGCGCGAGCGGCGTCGATCCGCACGCGCTGCGCGCGGACCTCGAGCGCGAGCTCGAAGGATTGAAGACGGGCAATACGCGCACGCCGGTGTTCTCGGTGCATCTGACCGAGCTGTTCGAGCAGGCGTGGCTCATCGCGTCGCTCGATTCGCAGATCGGCCGGATCCGTTCGGGCCACTTGCTGCTTGCATTGCTGACGGGGCCCGATCTCGCGCAGTTCGCGCAGCGGATGTCGTCGCAGTTCACGCGCGTGCGCGTCGACGACCTGAAGCACAAGTTCGACGAGATCACCGCGGGCTCGGTCGAAGCCGAGCCGCGACAGGCGGAGAGCGACGCCGCCGTGCCGGACGGCGCCGCGGCGGCGGGCGGCGCGCCGCGCGGCCCGTCGAAGACGCCGGCGCTCGACACGTACACGACGAACCTCACGCAGCGTGCGCGCGAAGGCAAGATCGATCCCGTGATCGGCCGCGACGCGGAGATCCGCCAGGCGATCGACATCCTGATGCGCCGTCGGCAAAACAACCCGATCATGACGGGCGAGGCGGGCGTCGGGAAGACAGCCGTCGTTGAAGGGCTCGCGCTGCGGATCGCGGCTGACGACGTGCCGCCGCCGCTTCGCGGCGTCGCGCTGCACGTGCTCGACATGGGGCTCCTGCAGGCGGGCGCGAGCGTGAAGGGCGAGTTCGAGAACCGCCTGAAGAGCGTGATCGACGAGGTGAAGAAGAGCGCGCATCCGATCATTCTCTTCATCGACGAAGCGCACACGATCATCGGCGCGGGCGGGCAGGCCGGCCAGAACGATGCGGCGAACCTGCTGAAGCCGGCGCTCGCGCGCGGCGAGCTGCGCACGATCGCGGCGACGACGTGGAGCGAATACAAGAAGTACTTCGAAAAGGACGCGGCGCTCGCGCGGCGCTTCCAGGTCGTGAAGATCGAGGAGCCGAGCGAGCCGCTCGCCGCCGCGATGCTGCGCGGGATGGCGGGGCTGATGGAGAAGCACTTCAACGTGCGGATTCTCGACGATGCGATCACCGAGGCGGTGCGGCTGTCGCATCGCTACATCAGCGGCCGCCAGCTGCCGGACAAGGCGATCAGCGTGCTCGACACCGCCTGCGCGAAAGTCGCGCTCGCGCACAGCGCGACGCCCGCCGCGATCGACGACACGAAAAAGCGCATCGAGCGGATCGACGCGGAGATCGCGGCGCTCGAGCGCGAAGTCGCGGGCGGCGCCGCGCACGACGAGCGCCTCGCCGAGCTGCGCGACGAGCGCGATGCCGATTTGAAGGCGCTCGCCGAAGACGAAGCGCGTTACGAACAGGAGCGCGCGCTCGTCACCGAGATCGGCGCATTGCGTGCCGATCTCGATGCGGCGCGCGAGCCGTCCGTCGACGGCAAGCCGGTCGACGTCGACGCGACCCGCGCGACGCTCGCCGAGCGCGTCGACGCGCTGCGCGCGCTGCAGGGCAATCAGCCGATGGTGCCGCTGCAGGTCGACGGCCACGTCGTCGCGGAGATCGTCGCGTCGTGGACCGGCATTCCGCTCGGCCGGATGGTGAAGGACGAGATCGAGACCGTGCTGAATCTGCGCGATCTGATCGGCGCGCGCGTGATCGGCCAGGACCACGCGCTCGACGCGATCGCGCAGCGCGTGCGCACCGCGACCGCGAACCTCGAGGATCCGAACAAGCCGCGCGGCGTGTTCATGTTCGTCGGGCCGTCGGGCGTCGGCAAGACCGAGACCGCGCTCGCGCTTGCCGACGTGCTGTACGGCGGCGAGCGCAAGATGATCACGATCAACATGAGCGAGTACCAGGAAGCGCACAGCGTATCGGGCCTGAAGGGCTCGCCGCCCGGCTACGTCGGCTACGGCGAAGGCGGCGTGCTGACGGAAGCGGTGCGCCGCAATCCGTATTCGGTCGTGCTGCTCGACGAAGTCGAGAAGGCGCATCCGGACGTGCTCGAAATGTTCTTCCAGGTGTTCGACAAGGGCGCGATGGACGACGCCGAAGGGCGCGAGATCGACTTCCGCAACACGCTGATCATCCTGACGTCGAACGTCGGGTCGTCCGCGGTGATGCAGGCGTGCCTGAACAAGGCGCCGGAGGAGCTGCCCGACGCCGAGGCGCTCGCCGAGACGCTGCGCCCGCAGCTCTACAAGGCGTTCAAGCCCGCGTTCCTCGGCCGGATGAAGGTGATTCCGTACTATCCGATCTCCGACGACGTGCTCGCCGACATCATCGAGCTGAAGCTCGAACGGATCCGCCGCCGGATCGAATCGAACCACAAGGCCGCGTTCGAGTGGGACGAGTCGCTCGTCGACGCCGTGCTCGCGCGCTGCACCGAAGTCGATTCGGGCGCGCGCAATGTCGATCACATCCTGAACGGCACGCTGCTGCCGGAGATCGCCGGGCACGTGCTGTCGCGGATCGCCGACGGCGAAGCGATCGCGCGGATCGCCGCGCGCGCGGCCGAGACGGGCGAATTCGAGTACACGGTCGAGTAA